A genome region from Schistocerca nitens isolate TAMUIC-IGC-003100 chromosome 4, iqSchNite1.1, whole genome shotgun sequence includes the following:
- the LOC126252821 gene encoding shematrin-like protein 1 — MKLLLVVCAVLAVAAAKPGYLGGAAGYYGAPALAYGGYAAYGPAYVAVGPGGYLVDTPEVAAARGAHFAAVAETKARDAAVNAADAAHAGYGAYGLGYGLHGLGYGYHH; from the exons ATGAAGCTTCTGCTG GTTGTTTGCGCCGTGCTGGCTGTCGCCGCGGCGAAACCTGGCTACCTGGGCGGAGCGGCCGGCTACTACGGCGCCCCAGCTCTGGCGTACGGCGGGTACGCCGCCTACGGCCCGGCGTACGTCGCCGTGGGTCCCGGCGGGTACCTCGTGGACACCCCTGAAGTGGCCGCCGCGCGCGGCGCCCACTTCGCCGCCGTCGCCGAAACCAAGGCGCGCGACGCCGCCGTCAACGCCGCCGACGCCGCCCACGCAGGCTACGGCGCCTACGGGCTGGGGTACGGCCTTCACGGGCTCGGCTACGGGTACCACCACTGA